GCTTGGACCAATCGATGGAACGATTTCAGCCAATTGAACCAGCTCAGCGCGTATCCGATCAACGAGCAGATGGCCGCCTTTCGGATGGTCCTGGACCCTGCTATGCACCAGGTCGTCGAGGTGGCGCTCGGCATATCTCCGTCGTCAATGGCGACCCCGGCCGACGTCCTCGGCCAGATAAGGGACTACATCCGGTCAAAACGCAACATAGCTTTGGACAGAGTCGCCTTTGAAGAATGCAAACAAGGTACGACGGAAACTTTTGATGAATTTTATATTCGGCTCAAGAATCTCGCGGAAGCTGCCAACCTCTGTATCGCCTGCGTGGACGAAAGAATGGCGACGCGCATAATGGCAGGCATCCGGGACGTGGAAACAAAGCGACGTCTGTTGGCCATCAGTCCGTTCCCCACGTCCCAGCAGACCATCAACATATGCCGTAGTGAAGAGTCGGCACGGGCAAACGAGAGATCTTTGAATAGCCCAGTGTCAGTAGCCAAAATGCAACTCAAGCACCAACGGCAGTTCCGGCAGTCAGAAGGCAACAAGTGTCGATCGTGCGGCCGCCCGGCCCATCATTCGGATGAACAGTGCCCGGCAATCGGGAGGCAGTGTCATAGTTGCGGACAGGAGAACCATTTCGCCCCATGCTGCCCAACGAGGTCAAGATCGGGCGCTGGTCACCAGGCTGGCGGAAGTGGCAGCAGCGGTGGCGCTGGCGGAAgtggcagcagcggcggcgctGGCGGCAGCAGCGGTGGCGCTAGTAATCGTTCCCGCGTCAACATGAAGCGCGTGGTGGTCGGCAACGTGAGCACATCCCGACGACGGCAACCGGCACCCACCATTCCAATGCAAATTTGCGGCCCAACCGGAAATGTAATAGCGACCATACCGGAAGCGACGCCAGATAGTGGAGCAGAAGCTACCGTTGCCGGCATGGAGGTGCTGCGCCAGTTGGGGCTATCGGAGCAGGACCTTTCGCACTGCCCGTTCGAGCTTGTGATGGCGGACAAATCGACTCCTCTTCTCGCAGTGGGAGAGAAGGAATTTTGCGTCAAGTACGAAGGAGGGACGGCAACCATAACCATTCTATTCAGCCCGGACGTAGAGGGACTCCTCATCGCCTGGCATGATTGCAAGGCTCTAGGAATCCTTCATGACGACTACCCAAAACCAGTCCGGAAGCCAGCTACGGgtatttcaattcaatcccTCGCGTCAACCGTTAAACCAAAAAGCATTTGCGACGTTATAGGCCCTATCCCGTCGCACCCCACCGTGGACGATGTCAAGCGGATCGAGGAGGCCATTGCAGACGGATATGCCGATGTGTTCGACCAATCGGGTGTTCTAAAGTGCATGGAAGGCCCGGAAATGACAATCGAGCTCAAGGATGATGCCGAGCCATACCATGTCAACGGGGCCCGACCAATACCCTTCGCCGATCGGCCCGAAGTGAAACGATTGCTGGATGAATACGTGGCTAAAGGTATTATTACACCCGTAACGGAGGCCTCAGAATGGGCGGCCCCCTTAGTAGTCACTCGTAAAGCGGACGGGTCTTTGCGTCTACGCATAGATCACACCAAGCTGAATCGCCATGTCCGCCGGCCGACACATCCAACCCCCACTCCGCGGGACGCCGTCGCCGAAATCGCTGGAGACGCCAAATTTTTTACATCCTTCGATGCAGCCAATGGgtattttcaaattccccTCCACCCGTCGTCGCAACATCTAACTATATTCATGACGCCGTGGGGCAGGTATAAATTCCTCAGGGCATCCATGGGGCTTTGCAGCTCCAGTGATGAATACAACCGGCGCGCCGACGTCGCCTTCCAGGGCGTCCCCCATACCGTCAGGGTCGTCGACGACCTTCTCCGCTTCGACTCCACGTTTCCGGAACACGTCGCCGGAGTCTGTGCCGTCTTGTCAGCCGCTAGGAAGGCCGGCATCACCTTCAGCCGAAAAAAATTCTGCTTTGCCCAGCAACAGCTCCAGTGGGTTGGATACCAAATACAGCCAGGTGGCGTCACGGTCGATCCTGGTAAGCTAAGGGCTATTTCTGACTTTCCCCGACCAACTAATATCACGGAACTCCGTTCCTTCATGGGCCTAGTTGAGCAGCTCGCCGGATTTTCTACGTCAGTTGCCGCAGCCAAGGCGCCTCTCCGCCCCCTGTTGAGTGTCAGAACACCTTTTGAATGGACCGCTGATCACGACACAGCCTTTTCCGCCGTCAAGCAGGCGCTGTTAGCGCCGCCCGTCCTGGCACAGTTTGATCCATCGCTGGAAACGTCCCTCCAGGTGGATGCATCGCGGAAACACGGCATGGGATATGCCCTCCTGCAGCTGCACGGGTCTACATGGAAACTGGTCGACGCCAACTCCAGATGGTGTACCGACACAGAGTCCCGCTACGCCATTGTGGAGCTGGAACTGGCTGCCGTCGAGTGGGCCATGAGGAAATGCAAGCTATACCTACTCGGCCTGCCTATGTTTCGCCTGATCGTCGATCATCAGGCCCTTGTCACCATCCTAGACAAGTATACCCTAGATGCCGTGGAAAACCCAAAGCTGCAGCGCCTAAAGGAACGCCTTTCGCCCTTCGTGTTCACGACGGAGTGGCGCAAGGGCCGCGATCATGCCATCTCAGACGCGCTATCCCGTGCGCCCGTGCACGATCCCGGTCCAGACGACGAAGCCGTCAACACCGACGTCCAGTCATTCGCACAAAGGATAATCGTACGTCAAGTCAACATTATGCAGCGGGAGGACGAGGATCTGGAGCCCGTTGAGGACCCCCCGCATTTACCAGATCCTTTACTGGAGGACCTCAGGGCTGTAGCCTCAACAGACGCCGATTACTCAGCGCTCATCACCGCGATCTCGGACGGTTTCACCACCAACAGGGAGCGCACAGCCCAATGCGTTCGGCAATATTGGAACATCCGGACGGAACTGTCCGTGGAGGATGGCCTCGTCTTGTTCGGTCGACGGATTGTCATCCCCAAGCCAGCCCGCCGCGACTTACTACGGAAATTGCATTCGGCTCATCAAGGGATAGTGCGCATGAAGCGGCGCGCCCGACAAACTGTATTTTGGCCCGGGATTTCAAACGACATAACCATGTTAGTGGAGAGTTGTGGTTCGTGCCAACAGCGACTCCCAGCTCAACAACAGGAGCCTCTGATGCGTGATCCCCTGCCCTCTCGTGTTTTCGAAGATGTCTCGGTCGACCTTTTCCAGTCTGGTTCGCTTCATTTTCTCGTCTATGCCGACCGCCTATCTGGATGGCCAATCGTGCACCAGTGGCGCCACGATCCGTCCGCTCGCGAAGTAACCCAGGCGATAGTCGAGAGCTTCGTGGATCTAGGTGTTCCGGTCCGCCTGCGGTCAGATAACGGCCCACAATTCGACTCTAATCTCTTCCAGACGAAGCTACGGCAGTGGGGCGTTCAATGGGGAAATTCGACGCCCGAATATCCACAAAGCAACGGACACGCGGAGGCGGCGGTTGCCGCCATGAAAGAGCTCGTGACAAAAATTTCGCCTACCGGCGATATCTCTTCCGACGAATTTTCTCGCGGGATGCTGGAATTCAGGAATACCCCAAGAGAGAACGGTGTGTCGCCAGCAGAAATGGTTTTTGGCCACCCGCTGCGGTCCATCATTCCGGCTCACCGGTCGTCGTACGCCGCACGCTGGAGGACTGTCATGGAGGGAAGGGACCGCCAGGCAGAAATAGACGCCGGGGTCAACGGCCACGGCCTCTGGCCCCACTTCCCTTGGGGACCCACGTACGGATTTGGAACCCCAAATCCAAATTATGGGACAGGATGGGAGTCATTGTCAGCGTCGGGCGCTATCGCTCCTACCGTGTCAAATTCGCAAGTGGGAGCGTCTTATGGCGAAACCGCCGTTTCCTACGCCCAATGATCGCCGCCACGCCAGCCGACGAAGACGGAACCGAAGATGGAGGCAATCGGGGGACAGGCGCCAGCACCGCGGATCCCGATGGAAAGGAGAGCGACAGCGTATCCATCGAGCACAGCCGTCCCGGGGAGATCACCGACAGCGGCCAGCCCGTGCCTCGGCGAAGCGGCCGGATTCCGAAGCGCCGAATCATGTTCGATATCTAGTTGCAATGCCTGCCTCGCCCAAGTACCCTTCCCGCCTCATTACCATCCCCTGTGTTAAGTGTGTTAAGCCGTTACGTGCATTTTGTCAATGATGTAACGTCTTGGGAAGAGTTGTTGTGTATTCGTATCAGTGTTGTCAAGCTGCCCGCCAGGTGGCGCAGAGTGCGTCCGAGGCGCTCGACATGGGAGCCGTGTGCGGGCAGTCTCGCCTACGCTTTCGTGTGTGTAAGATCTACGTCTCATGTGCGACTCAATACATCCGTATTTAACAAGGACATAACAACGGCCGACTGGCGGGCTGTGTGGACGAGACGAGGGCTTGGATGAAGAGGAACAAGCTTAAGTTTAACGACGACAAGTCTGAGCTCCTGCTGGTCTACTCATCAAGAAAGCGCTGTCAACCTTCTCCGTTGCCTCTTCAAGTTGGCGAGAGCAGCTTGACCCCTCGTGCCTCAGTCAAGAACCTGGGCGTCATCATTGATAAGCATCTCTCAATGGAGGAGCAAGTTCAGAGCCTGTGCAAGAAAGCTAATTTCCACATCTGGAGCATCGGCCGAATTCGCAGATTCCTGGACGACGCTACCACTGAGAAGCTTATGCatgcttttgttttctccaccATCGACAGCTGCAACTCTCTTTTGTATGGACTCCCCGACAAGCTCCTGGACAGACTTCAACTTGTCCAAAACAAGGCGGCGAGGATGGTGAGAAGAGTGAAGAAGCATGATCACATTACTCCGCATCTGATGGCCCTGCACTGGCTCCCGATTAAGAGCCGTATAGTGTTTAAGATCCTCGTTTAAACGTTTCACTGCCTTCATGGATCCGCTCCAGCTTACTTATCTGAACTCATCAAGCCCTATCGCCCAGCATCGCAGTCCCGATCGGCAACGTCTCCTAACCTTCTATGTATCCCTAGGATTCGTCTTGAGACGTACGGTGCTCACTCTTTCAGTCATGCCGCTCCGACGCTCTGGAACAAACTACCGGAGGATATTAGGGCGATCAATTCTATGTCGTTGTTTAGATCTCGTCTCAAGACGCATCTCTTTAAGATAGCATACATGTAGTTACGCAAGTTTGTCTCTGCCCAATGTAAGCGCTTTGACCATTTCATGAAAAAGCGCTATATAAAtcctgtaataataataataataataatagaagtgaatcactaacttgtaccatggacatttcatcagaccatcatcgaacggaagtggatctaatctagcaatatgtatatcttttttaaatcttaatctctattatttaaatttttgcgattatttgaacagtattaaataagaaaaatatatataattcgttttttttttgcatgagaaatgtttatagattagctaaatgcagaaaattagcaagtacattaaagcaaataaatcaacactctttttttactaattttgtttgttttttctttttagtttcttatattcttattataagttaaaagaggaacaacaatgaaaacatcggtcaacataaatttaaaaaaaataatcatgtaagtatctcataggcagaatatgttattatgtatcatgtaggggaaagcggggttggatgggacaggggttggatgggacagaggggttatcccatagaagtaatagttggaaattttaaaaaaatgtgagcTTATGCATCACACACGTATTAATACggggctaaaaggaattttcctgtcattagaggaacttacataaaacccctctgtgccatccaacccctgtcccatccaaccccgctctcccctgtgatgtatcagggaaaagccagaaaatcaatgggtaaaaaaaatttagtgtccccgactgttataaattttaatcaatcggaaggaaagttaagtttttgaaattggtattcactaggaactcaatggcagaatggataacgcatcgggacaagacagaagtgaatcactaacttgtaccatggacatttcatcagaccatcatcgaacggaagtggatctaatctagcaatatgtatatcttctttaaatcttaatctctattatttaaatttttacgattatttgaacattattaaataagaaaaatatatataattcgttttttttgcatgagaaatgtttatagattagctaaatgcagaaaattagcaagtacattaaagcaaataaatcaacactctttttttactaattttgtttgtttttctttttagtttcttatattcttacgagcaacctgagccccgttcaaatccggggaactttggtctagcgtaaatTCGAACTCTTTTGCTattaatcatctgcccgtaatagattttatcgtcggaaatctgcccagtgactaacttacttgaagatttcgtcaacactacgatgctatagacatctggtggtgattttcATGTTTAAGCATGTCTGggcatgaataagctcctcccccaaaatgttcgtgacattatccgtgacattatccgtgacagacacaggctcctcccccaaaagcttgctgttttattatatatggattataagttaaaagaggaacaacaatgaaaacatcggtcaacataaattaaaaaaaaataatcatgtaagtatctcatagg
This window of the Daphnia pulex isolate KAP4 chromosome 5, ASM2113471v1 genome carries:
- the LOC124193927 gene encoding uncharacterized protein LOC124193927 codes for the protein MTSHQHNLRSSSRQRSPPVPQQASRSVQPVSMATAADAMDAATAAAAAATAANSRMDTMEQNQIAMTTQLAGIAQQLQALLGGAGGSGGAGGGGSSGGAGGGGSGGGAGGGGSSGGAGGGGSSGGAGGSGSAGIVPPPAPAITPQRRRIDPSCLDKLPGDASLSQLRAWTNRWNDFSQLNQLSAYPINEQMAAFRMVLDPAMHQVVEVALGISPSSMATPADVLGQIRDYIRSKRNIALDRVAFEECKQGTTETFDEFYIRLKNLAEAANLCIACVDERMATRIMAGIRDVETKRRLLAISPFPTSQQTINICRSEESARANERSLNSPVSVAKMQLKHQRQFRQSEGNKCRSCGRPAHHSDEQCPAIGRQCHSCGQENHFAPCCPTRSRSGAGHQAGGSGSSGGAGGSGSSGGAGGSSGGASNRSRVNMKRVVVGNVSTSRRRQPAPTIPMQICGPTGNVIATIPEATPDSGAEATVAGMEVLRQLGLSEQDLSHCPFELVMADKSTPLLAVGEKEFCVKYEGGTATITILFSPDVEGLLIAWHDCKALGILHDDYPKPVRKPATGISIQSLASTVKPKSICDVIGPIPSHPTVDDVKRIEEAIADGYADVFDQSGVLKCMEGPEMTIELKDDAEPYHVNGARPIPFADRPEVKRLLDEYVAKDHTKLNRHVRRPTHPTPTPRDAVAEIAGDAKFFTSFDAANGYKFLRASMGLCSSSDEYNRRADVAFQGVPHTVRVVDDLLRFDSTFPEHVAGVCAVLSAARKAGITFSRKKFCFAQQQLQWVGYQIQPGGVTVDPGKLRAISDFPRPTNITELRSFMGLVEQLAGFSTSVAAAKAPLRPLLSVRTPFEWTADHDTAFSAVKQALLAPPVLAQFDPSLETSLQVDASRKHGMGYALLQLHGSTWKLVDANSRWCTDTESRYAIVELELAAVEWAMRKCKLYLLGLPMFRLIVDHQALVTILDKYTLDAVENPKLQRLKERLSPFVFTTEWRKGRDHAISDALSRAPVHDPGPDDEAVNTDVQSFAQRIIVRQVNIMQREDEDLEPVEDPPHLPDPLLEDLRAVASTDADYSALITAISDGFTTNRERTAQCVRQYWNIRTELSVEDGLVLFGRRIVIPKPARRDLLRKLHSAHQGIVRMKRRARQTVFWPGISNDITMLVESCGSCQQRLPAQQQEPLMRDPLPSRVFEDVSVDLFQSGSLHFLVYADRLSGWPIVHQWRHDPSAREVTQAIVESFVDLGVPVRLRSDNGPQFDSNLFQTKLRQWGVQWGNSTPEYPQSNGHAEAAVAAMKELVTKISPTGDISSDEFSRGMLEFRNTPRENGVSPAEMVFGHPLRSIIPAHRSSYAARWRTVMEGRDRQAEIDAGVNGHGLWPHFPWGPTYGFGTPNPNYGTGWESLSASGAIAPTVSNSQVGASYGETAVSYAQ